The Amphiprion ocellaris isolate individual 3 ecotype Okinawa unplaced genomic scaffold, ASM2253959v1 Aocel_unscaffolded223, whole genome shotgun sequence genome contains the following window.
ATCCTATAAATACCATGAATGTTAGAGTCTTTGCTCTTGTAGTAAGGCACAtagctgtttgttttatctTGAACTAAACAGATCATGTTAGTTTGGTGTCTGGCCTTCCAGTGTAACAGACAAGCATGTTTGGATTCTGCGTCTGTCTGCATCCTGACGTGACAAATACGTACCAAGTaatttatgttttgtgttttgttgcaggGGAGGAGCCCATGTTGCTCTGAAAATTATCAAGAATGTGGAGAAATACAAGGAAGCAGCTCGCCTGGAGATTAATGTACTGGAGAAGATCAATGAAAAGGATCCTGACAACAAATTGTGAGTTCTGATTGAGTACTGTGCTACTGCTAAAAAATAGACAATTTATCCAAGCGTCATGACTGAAAGATTTACTAGTTCTGTGATTAAACATCACTTACCAAACTAGTTTTGCTCATTTCAGTGTGTTATAATCAGTTCCATTTAAACTAGGTTATTTCGCTTTTGTATCAGTGAAATTGTGTTGGCATAAATGATCTGCAACATTATTGCTAAACCTCCCATATTTTGCTTCTCTTGCAGCTTGTGTGTACAGATGTATGACTGGTTTGACTACCACGGTCACATGTGTATCTCATTTGAGCTTCTAGCTCTGAGCACTTTCGACTTTCTAAAGGAAAACAACTACCTGCCGTATTCAATTGGTCAAGTCAGACACATGGCCTACCAAATCTGTCTTGCTGTGAAGTGTAAGTTATTTTTATCGTATAAGAAATGTGTGGATAAGAGCCTTGGATAAACAGGATTGGGTCTGTTACCTTtgaagttttgcatttttataataatgtttttgggttttttttttttacttcatgtcGCTCAAAGTAGTTATCACACCCTCAGGCATTAATGTCTCTAAATCAGTTGCCTCCATGTGGAGCACTTGGAATAAAATCATTTGATGTTCGTATTAGACTACCTTAACCACATGGAGGCATTATAGCAAACTGGACTGTGACTGTTGGCTTATTAAGCGTATTAAGCTTCTTCATAGCAAAGTAAAGGTGTTTTAATCCTGACTGGGTCTATTAAGTTTGCCAGGTACTTTTTGTAAATGTCAGGATCAATACTGATTCCCTCCTTTTTACTATTGTAATTGTTGTTCTAATGGTCTTATTTATTGGACTGCTGTTTGTTTATCTACATAACATCATGATCATACATATTATCAGCattatttataatatatttaatCTGAAAACAAATATATGATTGGCACTAAGTGATTAGAAGATGGTTTATATAAAGTAGATTTGAATTAATTTACTGCCAAATGTGCAAGACTgaataaacattgttttttttttcctccacagttCTCCATGACAATAAGCTGACACATACGGACCTGAAGCCTGAGAACATCCTGTTTGTTAACTCAGGACTTTACAATGTCCTACAATGTAGAGAAGGTAAGAAAAATTAGAATGCAGAGGgtaaatatgaaaaacatttttttgttggtaGGTCCAAACTTGAACAGCCAATATTAATTTAAGATCACTCACCGGTTAGTGCCAAATAAAATTCACCAGATCTCTTGCAAGTGGAGGAAAATGATGCCACTAGATATTGCTTAATGTTCATATAAATAGATATGAAATACCCATAGTTGTTTAGTTGTATGGGGAATGCTGGCAACGTGAGACTGTTTATATATTGATCTACTATGAAAACATATTAGTAGTAGTCAACAGAGTTCTAACTAATCTTTTGTCATCAGAAAATCATTTTAAGCTGAAAAACTGTGCTGTCTTTCTTGCAGAAACGAGAGGAGCGGACTGTAAAGAGTACAGCAGTACGTGTggtagattttggcagtgctACATTTGACCACGAGCACCACAGCACCATAGTGTCCACGCGGCATTATCGAGCTCCTGAGGTCATACTAGGTAGGAATGACTGTAGGTGGGGAGTTAGATGGGTGTGAATGATTTGCACCAATCTAAGGCCCAAATATTCAGCAGGAAAATCAATCTGGAGATGAACAGCTGCGCCTGTTTCAGCTGGCACGAGTCGGTCGTTCATACTTCACTCTTAAGATCAAAGATTTTTCTGGAAGTTTTGGATTGTGTTGTACAAGTTGAAACAAGTCTGGTTCAGCATCGGCATTTCAGCATCGCTGATGTCCCTGTtgagaaaaatatctaaaataccTTCTTGTGCCAAAAAATGGATCATATCTCTGTGCTTCTGAATTGCTTTACATGTGTGATATATTCACATAAACACAGCGTCAACAGCATTACTCTAAGTCACTGTCTGGAAGCAGCAAGTGGGGCAGTAAATGGATTCTGGTTGTTTTGAGGTGCACAAATTAACATCATGCTTTTAGTGTCTATATAGCCACTCCCTgggttttaattattattggaAATACACTGCATTCAAAATCTATACTTGAGTGCCTTTTGAAGCTAAAATCCTGAATCATTTGAATCATTTCATGTGACACCAGCAAGTATTAACCCAAATCTGGTGTAGTTTTCACGTATGATATATTTTCCTAAGTGTATTCATGGACACATaccatgtttgtgtctttcagaACTTGGCTGGAGTCATCCCTGTGATGTGTGGAGTATTGGCTGTATCCTGTTTGAGTACTACTTGGGCTTCACCTTGTTTCAGGTAAACAACGGTACATAAATAGCAAGTGTAGTAGTGCTGGGTAAATCCAGCAGTCAAGCTGTCTGTCAACCTG
Protein-coding sequences here:
- the LOC129348457 gene encoding LOW QUALITY PROTEIN: dual specificity protein kinase CLK2-like (The sequence of the model RefSeq protein was modified relative to this genomic sequence to represent the inferred CDS: deleted 1 base in 1 codon); protein product: MQCIDHRRGGAHVALKIIKNVEKYKEAARLEINVLEKINEKDPDNKFLCVQMYDWFDYHGHMCISFELLALSTFDFLKENNYLPYSIGQVRHMAYQICLAVKFLHDNKLTHTDLKPENILFVNSDFTMSYNVEKKREERTVKSTAVRVVDFGSATFDHEHHSTIVSTRHYRAPEVILELGWSHPCDVWSIGCILFEYYLGFTLFQTHDNREHLAMMERILGPVPSRMIRKTRKQKYFYRGRLDWDESSSAGKYVRENCKPLRRYLLSEAEEHHQLFDLIESMLEYEPSKRLVLADSLKHPFFENGGSEATGSKTWEGNRDISR